One window from the genome of Leptospira wolffii serovar Khorat str. Khorat-H2 encodes:
- a CDS encoding molybdopterin molybdotransferase MoeA, with the protein MKSASEALEIILSGVPEPKSELVPLQEANGRCLAEDIRADRDYPPFHRATMDGFAVRSKNLEKGKEYTFENEMTAGMDPNRFLGSSILKIATGSAVPEGFDAVIKIEDCEVSDKKVLIKELPNKPFLNIALRGEDIKNGATAVSSDKVLSVSEISLLATLGKKEILTHSRPKIVILSTGNEVVSIDKVPLPHQIRDSNTYTIVSLLTSLGIRPKSVSLLPDDPETIERYVREGLDSDILVLSGGVSMGSLDLIPSILEKCGVENRFHKIKIKPGKPFWFGTKEKTAVFALPGNPFSVQVCAKIFLEPYILRFQGLQPKRPLKLPFFGTRKKKKDLTEYFPVLLSERRQTGLEMKKFNGSGDILAGVFSDGIAVHPSDRPELEDSDIIEFFPW; encoded by the coding sequence TTGAAGTCTGCTTCCGAGGCCTTGGAAATCATCCTTTCCGGAGTTCCCGAACCTAAATCGGAACTCGTTCCCTTACAGGAGGCGAACGGTAGATGCTTAGCGGAGGATATAAGAGCAGATCGGGATTATCCTCCTTTTCATAGAGCTACTATGGATGGGTTCGCAGTTCGCTCGAAGAATTTGGAAAAAGGAAAAGAATACACCTTCGAAAACGAAATGACAGCGGGTATGGATCCGAATCGTTTTCTTGGATCCTCTATTTTAAAGATCGCGACCGGTTCGGCGGTCCCCGAAGGGTTTGACGCGGTGATAAAAATAGAGGACTGCGAAGTTTCCGACAAAAAAGTTCTCATTAAAGAACTTCCTAATAAACCTTTTTTGAATATAGCACTCCGAGGAGAGGATATCAAAAACGGAGCGACCGCCGTTTCTTCCGATAAGGTCCTATCCGTTTCCGAGATTTCGCTTTTGGCCACGCTCGGAAAAAAGGAAATTTTAACCCACTCCCGACCTAAAATCGTAATCCTTTCCACGGGCAATGAAGTGGTTTCCATCGATAAGGTGCCTCTTCCCCACCAAATCCGAGATTCCAATACTTATACGATCGTTTCGCTACTTACAAGTTTGGGTATCCGACCGAAATCCGTCTCTCTCCTTCCGGATGATCCTGAGACGATCGAAAGATACGTAAGAGAAGGATTGGACTCCGATATACTCGTCCTATCCGGAGGAGTATCCATGGGAAGCCTAGATCTGATCCCGAGCATATTAGAAAAATGTGGAGTAGAGAACCGTTTCCATAAGATCAAAATCAAGCCGGGAAAACCTTTCTGGTTCGGAACGAAGGAAAAAACCGCGGTGTTCGCTCTTCCCGGAAATCCTTTCAGCGTGCAGGTCTGTGCCAAAATATTCTTGGAACCTTATATACTTAGATTCCAAGGCTTGCAACCTAAGCGCCCCCTCAAACTTCCCTTCTTCGGAACGAGAAAAAAGAAAAAGGACTTAACGGAATATTTTCCGGTCTTACTCTCCGAACGGAGACAGACCGGTCTGGAAATGAAAAAGTTCAACGGAAGCGGCGATATTCTGGCAGGAGTATTTTCGGACGGAATAGCGGTGCATCCGAGTGATCGGCCGGAGTTGGAAGATTCGGATATTATAGAATTCTTCCCTTGGTGA
- the moaCB gene encoding bifunctional molybdenum cofactor biosynthesis protein MoaC/MoaB has product MNDITEKISSLRTASAEGFVFCAPETLKRVKENTLPKGDLFGVAKAAGLLAAKKTSDLIPHCHPVSIDGLEILFETFENQEGTGIKILVNAKSIGRTGIEIEALTSLSVAALTVYDLLKPIDKNLVISSIRLLEKKGGKSDTQSTKFSFGSSAAVLVCSDSAFEGKKEDGSGKIIQSMLEAKGVVVKEYKIVPDDPEKIKEAVQSWVASKTDLIVTTGGTGLGPRDLTPDAIEPLLEQRIPGIEEAMRSFGQDRTPFAMLSRSLAGRIGKTIVVCLPGSSNGAKESLSAILPGLFHAKKMMRGEGH; this is encoded by the coding sequence ATGAACGATATAACGGAAAAGATCAGTAGCCTCAGAACGGCTAGCGCGGAAGGCTTCGTATTCTGCGCTCCCGAAACCCTAAAAAGGGTAAAAGAAAACACGTTACCTAAAGGAGATTTGTTCGGAGTCGCAAAGGCTGCAGGACTACTCGCGGCCAAAAAAACTTCGGATCTAATCCCTCATTGTCACCCGGTAAGCATAGACGGTTTGGAAATTCTCTTCGAGACATTCGAGAACCAAGAAGGGACCGGGATCAAGATCCTAGTAAACGCAAAGTCTATAGGACGGACCGGAATAGAAATCGAGGCGCTTACGAGTCTAAGTGTCGCAGCCTTAACCGTATACGATCTGCTCAAGCCCATAGATAAGAATCTTGTAATATCCTCTATTCGTCTCTTGGAAAAGAAGGGAGGAAAAAGCGATACCCAGTCCACCAAATTCTCCTTCGGTTCCAGCGCTGCGGTCTTAGTTTGCTCCGACTCCGCTTTCGAAGGAAAAAAGGAAGACGGGTCCGGTAAAATTATCCAAAGCATGCTGGAAGCGAAAGGGGTCGTCGTAAAGGAATACAAAATCGTTCCGGACGATCCGGAAAAGATCAAAGAAGCCGTCCAAAGCTGGGTCGCTTCCAAAACGGATCTGATCGTGACCACGGGAGGAACAGGACTCGGGCCTAGAGACCTGACTCCCGACGCGATCGAACCCTTACTCGAACAAAGAATTCCCGGGATAGAAGAGGCGATGCGCTCCTTCGGACAGGACAGAACTCCTTTTGCCATGTTGTCCCGGTCCCTGGCTGGCCGGATCGGAAAGACCATCGTCGTTTGTCTCCCCGGAAGTTCCAACGGAGCAAAAGAGAGTCTAAGCGCTATTCTCCCCGGACTATTTCATGCAAAAAAGATGATGCGAGGAGAAGGACATTGA
- the nirD gene encoding nitrite reductase small subunit NirD — protein sequence MNQTNASKTKVFIAPIGDFPEEGGTCAKIGEEQIAIFRFASRNEWFACENACPHTKDTVLSRGLVGDFQGEPKVACPMHKRNFSLLTGECMNGEDYKVKLYPVIVEEGKVYLDLEQID from the coding sequence ATGAATCAGACGAATGCAAGTAAGACCAAAGTTTTCATCGCTCCGATCGGCGATTTTCCGGAAGAAGGAGGAACCTGCGCAAAAATCGGTGAAGAGCAAATAGCAATCTTTCGTTTCGCATCCCGAAACGAATGGTTCGCCTGCGAAAATGCCTGTCCTCATACCAAGGATACGGTGCTTTCCCGTGGGCTTGTAGGAGATTTCCAAGGAGAACCGAAGGTGGCCTGTCCCATGCATAAAAGAAATTTTTCCCTACTCACGGGAGAATGTATGAATGGAGAGGACTATAAGGTAAAACTATACCCGGTCATCGTAGAAGAAGGGAAGGTTTATCTGGACTTGGAACAAATCGACTAA
- a CDS encoding nitrate/nitrite transporter, with translation MGKFKEFLKVGHFPSLVSAFLYFDFSFMVWMLIGAIGVFLSEEFKLTPAQKGVLVSIPLLGGALLRIPMGLLSDRFGSRKVALGGMTVTLIPLLWGWLFGQSLSEIFCIGLLLGVAGASFAVALPLVSRWYPQKYQGLVLGIAGAGNSGSVLATLFFPGIAKSLGWHAVFGIALIPICSVFALFYFLAKDAPVERTNKKLLDYLAPIKSRDALLFSFLYSITFGGFVGIASFLPIFFYDQYGVDKLVTGLYTSYCIIGASMIRPIGGYLADKFGGVGVLSVVLVLLSSVLVCIANMPEISIMLPLFVFLMTLLGIGNGSVFQLVPRRFNKDIGIITGFVGAFGGIGGFFVPNLLGSSKSAFGSYSGGFLAFAIVGLTAALVLLFVSVLVWNKQGKAVQEKQPNLETA, from the coding sequence ATGGGTAAATTTAAGGAATTCTTAAAGGTCGGTCATTTCCCGAGCCTTGTTAGCGCGTTTTTATATTTCGATTTTAGCTTCATGGTCTGGATGCTCATAGGAGCGATCGGAGTCTTTCTTTCGGAAGAATTCAAATTAACTCCCGCGCAAAAAGGAGTCTTGGTCTCTATCCCGCTTTTAGGCGGAGCGCTTTTAAGAATCCCGATGGGATTGCTCTCGGATCGATTCGGATCCAGAAAAGTGGCCTTGGGTGGAATGACCGTCACGTTAATCCCTCTTCTATGGGGATGGCTCTTCGGACAAAGCCTTTCCGAAATATTCTGCATAGGATTACTCTTAGGAGTCGCGGGTGCAAGCTTCGCCGTCGCTCTTCCTTTGGTAAGCAGATGGTATCCGCAAAAATACCAAGGCCTGGTCTTAGGAATCGCAGGAGCGGGAAATAGCGGATCGGTTTTAGCGACCCTGTTCTTTCCGGGCATAGCGAAGAGCCTAGGCTGGCATGCGGTCTTCGGGATCGCACTCATTCCTATCTGCTCCGTCTTCGCACTATTTTACTTTTTAGCGAAAGACGCTCCCGTGGAGAGAACGAATAAGAAACTTTTGGACTACTTGGCTCCCATAAAATCCAGAGATGCGCTTTTATTCAGCTTTCTATATAGTATCACATTCGGAGGCTTCGTAGGAATCGCGAGCTTCCTGCCCATCTTCTTCTACGATCAGTACGGAGTCGATAAACTAGTAACAGGACTCTACACTTCCTATTGTATCATCGGTGCGAGTATGATCCGCCCCATAGGCGGTTACTTGGCGGACAAGTTCGGAGGAGTAGGAGTTCTTTCCGTGGTACTCGTCCTTCTTTCCTCCGTATTAGTCTGCATCGCGAATATGCCGGAAATTAGCATTATGCTTCCTTTATTCGTCTTCCTAATGACGCTCTTAGGTATCGGAAACGGATCCGTCTTCCAATTGGTTCCTCGCAGATTCAATAAGGATATAGGCATCATCACCGGATTCGTTGGCGCATTCGGAGGAATCGGCGGCTTCTTCGTTCCGAATCTACTAGGATCCTCCAAATCCGCCTTCGGTTCTTATTCCGGGGGTTTCCTTGCATTCGCGATAGTCGGACTAACTGCTGCTCTCGTTCTACTCTTCGTCAGCGTCCTAGTTTGGAATAAGCAAGGCAAGGCCGTCCAGGAAAAACAGCCGAATTTAGAAACGGCATAA
- the cobA gene encoding uroporphyrinogen-III C-methyltransferase — protein MPEKRFGKVYLLGAGPGDPDLLTVKAHKILRKAQVVLYDDLVSLQLLKICKKDTKLVYVGKRIGVHSFLQETINLKIEEAAEQFRHVVRLKGGDPSVFGRVGEEYFYLLSRGIECEIVAGITTASGAAASLGFPLTHRNYSQEIVFLTGHKKDGKNEEGFRHLDCKGKTLVVYMGFRSLEIIVSSLLKSGNSPETPIALIESATTPKQKIRTSTLENVGKIALKSDTDSPILIIIGDIIRFYERMRELRETSSYLDSPVP, from the coding sequence ATGCCGGAAAAACGTTTCGGAAAAGTCTATTTGCTGGGAGCGGGGCCGGGAGATCCGGATCTTCTCACGGTCAAGGCCCACAAAATTCTTAGAAAAGCCCAGGTGGTATTGTACGACGATTTAGTTTCCTTACAACTGCTTAAGATCTGCAAAAAGGATACAAAACTCGTCTATGTGGGAAAAAGAATCGGAGTGCATAGCTTTCTTCAGGAAACCATCAATCTGAAAATAGAAGAAGCCGCGGAACAGTTCCGACATGTGGTCCGATTGAAGGGAGGAGATCCTTCCGTCTTTGGAAGAGTAGGAGAAGAATATTTCTATCTTCTCTCACGAGGGATCGAATGTGAAATCGTTGCGGGCATCACGACCGCTTCCGGAGCCGCTGCGAGCCTAGGCTTTCCTCTGACTCATCGGAATTACTCTCAGGAGATCGTATTTCTAACCGGCCATAAGAAGGACGGAAAAAACGAGGAAGGGTTCCGACATTTGGACTGCAAGGGCAAGACTCTAGTCGTTTATATGGGGTTTCGATCTTTGGAGATCATCGTATCTTCCTTGCTCAAGAGTGGAAATTCTCCCGAAACTCCGATCGCTCTGATAGAAAGCGCTACGACTCCCAAACAAAAAATTCGAACATCCACTCTGGAGAATGTGGGAAAAATAGCATTGAAATCGGACACAGATTCCCCGATCCTTATTATTATCGGAGATATCATCCGATTTTACGAAAGAATGCGGGAACTCAGAGAAACTTCTTCTTATCTGGATTCTCCCGTTCCTTGA
- a CDS encoding molybdenum cofactor guanylyltransferase, giving the protein MGSRDITRSIAGLILSGGYSYRMGRDKALLPFGKHHTFLSYTYHKLGRLIPSVFVSIRKDQEKTYSGLYPNYRFVSDEENGWEGPLKGILSLHSILKKEGKETSVLVMPVDMPYVYSKTLSGLILRFQASGKSVFYKTGEGLEPLCGLYDFSLLSSWQAETNRIEFSPKKRLENSTIECLELSTRERARFRNLNFPQDLKMKG; this is encoded by the coding sequence ATGGGGAGTCGGGACATCACTAGGTCTATTGCAGGTCTCATTCTCTCCGGAGGATACAGTTATAGAATGGGTAGGGACAAGGCGCTCCTGCCTTTCGGCAAGCATCATACGTTCCTTTCTTATACGTATCATAAACTCGGTCGTTTGATTCCTTCCGTTTTCGTTTCGATTAGAAAAGACCAGGAGAAAACGTATTCAGGCCTTTATCCGAATTACCGTTTTGTTTCGGACGAGGAGAACGGGTGGGAGGGTCCTCTGAAAGGAATCTTAAGTCTCCATTCTATACTTAAGAAAGAAGGCAAAGAAACTTCGGTGCTCGTGATGCCAGTGGACATGCCCTATGTGTATTCTAAGACTCTTTCCGGATTGATTCTACGTTTTCAAGCCTCTGGCAAAAGCGTATTCTATAAGACGGGCGAAGGACTCGAACCTCTTTGCGGACTCTACGATTTCTCTTTGCTATCCTCCTGGCAGGCGGAGACGAATAGGATAGAATTCTCACCTAAAAAAAGATTAGAAAATTCTACTATAGAATGTTTGGAACTTTCTACGAGAGAAAGAGCCCGTTTTCGAAATCTAAATTTTCCCCAGGATCTAAAAATGAAGGGATGA
- the nirB gene encoding nitrite reductase large subunit NirB, translating into MNKRKLVVIGNGMVSHKFAEKLVEYGGTEKYEITILGEEPRRSYDRVHLSDFISKRSAEDLYLCSTDYYAKNRIRLLLSEPATFVDMAQRIVHTSSGKQLHFDELVFATGSSPFVPNFEGVDKKGVFVYRTIEDLERILEYGVGIKKAAVLGGGLLGLEAAKALVDLGKETHVIEFASRLMPRQLDETASNILRSKIESLGVSIHLNKQTEAAIGEGSIQGLKFKDGECLEAGMLVISAGIRPRDELARKSGIQTGERGGIIVDDHMRTNHYGVYAIGEVALHRNMIYGLVAPGYEMAETLAYNLCSFHQPNKNYFGSDLSTKLKLVGVDVASFGDSLGEGDNIPIVFKNPMKGTYKKIVISSDYKYLLGGILVGDTSSYGTLLSLYLNKMELPAEPESLIVGSVSVDNAFSADALPDEAKICSCNNVSKGDILSAIRDKGCSDLQSLKECSKAGTGCGGCIPQVGMLLKKELKAQGKAVVEHLCEHFKHSRQDLFHIVKIRKLRSFGEVLHSAGDGSGCEICKPAVASILASVWNEPIQRHREIQDTNDKFLANIQRGGTYSVIPRIPGGEITPDKLMAIGEVAKKYELYCKITGGQRIDLLGAKMEDLPKIWKDLIEYGFESGHAYGKALRTVKSCVGSTWCRYGVQDSTSFAIRLEERYRGIRAPHKIKSAVSGCIRECAEARSKDFGIIATEKGWNLYVGGNGGVNPKHALLLAEDLDSDTCIKYIDRFIMFYIRSADKLMRTSTWLEQLDGGLDYLKDVIINDRLGINAQLEEEMSYLVGSYVCEWKDVVDDPEKQKPYRHFVNSEESDPKIRFIQERDQKRPVDWPNQKVLN; encoded by the coding sequence ATGAACAAAAGAAAATTAGTCGTTATCGGAAACGGGATGGTGAGCCATAAATTCGCGGAGAAACTCGTGGAATACGGCGGAACCGAAAAATACGAAATCACTATCCTGGGAGAGGAACCTAGGAGATCTTACGATCGGGTCCATCTTTCCGACTTCATTTCCAAAAGATCCGCGGAAGATCTATATCTCTGTTCCACGGATTATTATGCGAAGAATCGAATTCGGCTCCTTCTCTCCGAGCCTGCGACCTTCGTGGATATGGCGCAAAGAATCGTCCATACTTCCTCCGGCAAGCAACTCCATTTCGATGAATTGGTCTTTGCCACCGGATCCTCTCCTTTCGTTCCGAACTTCGAAGGGGTGGATAAGAAAGGAGTCTTCGTCTACAGAACCATCGAGGATCTGGAAAGAATCTTAGAATACGGAGTCGGAATCAAAAAGGCCGCGGTCCTAGGCGGAGGATTGTTGGGATTAGAGGCCGCAAAGGCCCTCGTGGATCTAGGTAAAGAAACCCATGTGATCGAGTTCGCATCCCGACTCATGCCTCGCCAATTGGATGAAACGGCTTCGAATATTCTTCGGTCCAAAATCGAATCTTTGGGAGTCTCCATCCACTTGAACAAACAGACGGAAGCCGCAATTGGAGAAGGCTCCATCCAAGGACTGAAATTTAAGGACGGAGAATGTCTGGAGGCGGGAATGCTCGTAATCTCGGCGGGCATTCGTCCTAGAGACGAGCTCGCCCGAAAATCCGGAATCCAAACCGGAGAAAGAGGCGGAATCATCGTGGACGATCATATGAGAACCAATCACTACGGAGTCTATGCGATCGGAGAGGTCGCACTTCATAGAAATATGATATATGGTCTCGTGGCTCCCGGCTACGAGATGGCGGAGACTCTTGCTTATAACCTTTGCAGTTTCCACCAGCCAAACAAGAACTACTTCGGCTCCGATCTTTCCACTAAACTGAAATTAGTAGGAGTGGATGTTGCTTCCTTCGGGGACTCCTTGGGCGAAGGAGACAATATTCCCATCGTATTCAAGAATCCCATGAAAGGAACGTATAAGAAAATCGTCATATCTTCGGATTACAAATATCTGCTCGGAGGTATACTCGTAGGTGATACTAGTTCCTACGGAACCCTCCTCTCCTTATATCTGAATAAGATGGAGCTTCCCGCGGAACCCGAATCCTTGATTGTCGGGTCCGTATCTGTGGACAATGCGTTCAGTGCGGACGCGCTCCCAGACGAAGCCAAAATTTGTTCCTGCAATAACGTATCCAAGGGAGATATACTCTCCGCAATCCGAGACAAGGGGTGTTCGGATCTGCAATCTTTAAAAGAATGCAGTAAAGCAGGAACTGGTTGCGGGGGATGTATTCCTCAGGTCGGGATGCTCCTCAAAAAAGAACTGAAGGCCCAAGGCAAAGCGGTAGTGGAGCATCTTTGCGAGCATTTCAAACATTCCCGTCAGGATCTTTTTCATATCGTTAAGATTAGAAAATTGAGATCCTTCGGAGAGGTCCTACATTCCGCCGGAGACGGATCCGGTTGCGAAATTTGTAAACCTGCGGTCGCGTCCATTCTCGCCAGCGTCTGGAACGAACCTATCCAAAGACATAGGGAAATCCAGGATACGAACGATAAATTCTTAGCGAATATCCAAAGGGGAGGAACCTACTCCGTTATCCCAAGGATTCCGGGAGGAGAAATCACCCCGGACAAACTCATGGCTATAGGAGAAGTCGCTAAGAAGTACGAGCTTTACTGCAAGATCACAGGAGGACAAAGAATCGATCTACTCGGAGCGAAGATGGAGGACCTACCTAAGATCTGGAAGGATCTGATAGAATACGGTTTCGAAAGCGGACACGCTTACGGAAAAGCGCTTCGTACAGTTAAGAGCTGTGTGGGTTCCACTTGGTGCCGTTACGGAGTCCAAGATAGCACCTCTTTCGCCATTCGCTTGGAAGAAAGATATCGCGGAATCCGAGCCCCTCATAAGATCAAATCGGCAGTATCCGGTTGCATCAGAGAATGCGCCGAAGCGAGAAGCAAGGACTTCGGAATCATCGCCACTGAGAAAGGTTGGAACCTTTATGTGGGAGGAAACGGAGGAGTGAATCCCAAACACGCTCTTTTGTTAGCGGAAGATTTGGATAGCGATACCTGCATCAAGTATATAGATCGTTTCATCATGTTCTATATCAGAAGCGCGGACAAACTTATGAGAACCTCCACCTGGCTGGAACAATTGGATGGAGGATTGGATTATCTGAAAGACGTAATCATCAACGATCGTTTAGGAATCAACGCGCAATTGGAAGAAGAGATGAGCTATTTAGTAGGTTCCTACGTATGCGAATGGAAAGACGTCGTAGACGATCCGGAAAAACAAAAGCCTTACAGACATTTCGTCAATAGCGAAGAATCCGATCCTAAAATACGATTCATACAGGAAAGGGACCAAAAGCGTCCGGTCGATTGGCCGAACCAGAAAGTTTTGAACTAG
- a CDS encoding molybdenum cofactor biosynthesis protein MoaE — MQVAKDFAHITESPIDTNRFLPKDDKIGAFVFFAGIVRNLNEGKDVTHLEYEAFAPMADEMIGTILADARKKWDLLHTHCVHRLGVLQVSEVAVLVTTGSMHRAEAYEANRYIIDRVKHEVPIWKKEYFTDGTSSWSKGCVHGESGHH; from the coding sequence ATGCAGGTCGCCAAGGATTTTGCACATATCACGGAATCTCCCATCGATACGAATCGCTTTTTACCTAAGGACGATAAGATCGGCGCCTTCGTATTCTTTGCGGGAATCGTAAGAAATCTGAACGAAGGAAAAGACGTAACTCATCTGGAATACGAGGCATTTGCACCCATGGCGGATGAGATGATCGGTACGATCTTGGCGGATGCCCGAAAAAAATGGGACCTCCTACATACTCATTGCGTGCATAGACTGGGGGTCCTTCAGGTTTCCGAAGTGGCGGTGCTAGTAACGACCGGATCCATGCACAGGGCCGAGGCGTACGAGGCAAATCGTTATATAATAGATAGAGTCAAACACGAGGTTCCGATTTGGAAGAAGGAATACTTCACCGACGGAACTTCTTCCTGGTCCAAAGGATGTGTGCATGGGGAGTCGGGACATCACTAG